Within the Pseudomonas chlororaphis subsp. aurantiaca genome, the region CCATTCCCGATCTTGGCGTGGCGGAAAACCCCGAGCGCTGGCGCAAGGTGGAAATCGCCAAGCGCCGCCTGGTGGCGCAACTGGTGAGCCTGGGGTTGCCGCTAATCGCCAGGACCGAGGATGAAGCGGCCGGCCTGGCTTTCGATTTCCTTGGTGTCGATCAGCAGGGCAAGGCGCCCATGACCGGCCACGCCAACGGCCTGATCACCCTCGACATCAAGGAGGCCGATGACGCCTATCGCGAGCAGGTGCGGGTGCAGATGCACGAACCCTATCGCACCTTGCTCGGCCACTTTCGGCATGAGGTGGGGCATTACTACTGGGATCGCCTGATCGCCGACAGCCATTGGCTGGAACCCTGTCGCGCGCTGTTCGGCGACGAACGCGCGAGCTACGCCGAAGCCCTGGATCGGCATTATCAACAGGGCGCGCCGAACGATTGGTCGCAGGCCTACGTTAGCGCCTATGCCACCATGCACCCCTGGGAAGACTGGGCGGAAACCTGGGCCCATTACCTGCACATGATGGACGCGGTCGACACCGCGCTGGGCTTCGGCATGAGCGCCCGGGAAATGGACTTCGACTATCAGCCGTTTCCGCTGGACACCCTGTATGACCCACGGCATCCCGACGGCCCGGCGTTCCTCTCTTTCGTCAACGCCTGGATCGAACTGGCGGGCATGCTCAACGAACTGTCACGCAGCATGGGTCAGCCGGACTTCTATCCCTTCATCCTGCCGCCAGCGGTGATCGCCAAGCTGCACTTCATCCACCTGGTGATCCAGCAAGCCGGCGGCAAGGCCGACGAAGTGCTCGAACAGGCCTGAATCCACCACCTGCCTCTGTAGGAGCAAAGCTTGCTCGCGATGGCATCTATGCGGTCCTCTACCAGACCGCGTCGTCTGCATCACGAGCAAGCCAGCTCCCGGATAAGGCCGTCAGCGGCTGGTGCGCACGCCATCGAGCAGGGCGTCGACCACCGCGCGAGCCATCTCCACGGAATGCACCATGGACCAGATCAGCCCGCGTTCGATGCCGCGGCCTTGTTCGGTGATTTCATCCCAGCAGTCGCTGTTGAGCGCTGTACCAATGACTCTTCCAGACTTCCACATCCGGGTCGTTGAAACTGCAACGACCCACGCAGACTGCCCGATCAAATTCAGGGGTACAACCCGCCCAAAGGCGTTCCAGAGTTTCTAGGAAACCCCTTACAAAACAAAGCGAAAAATCGACTGCCAGCTCGCCGCAAAACTGCCACCTCGCTCATGCGCGGTCCCCTGTAGCCGCTGCCGCAGGCTGCGATCGACTGCGAAGCAGTCGCTAGCCATTTGATTGCGCTCAGCCAAAATACGGTATCACCCGCGATTGCGGCCGCTGCGCGACCGAACGCAGCCTGCGGCAGCGGCTACAGGAATCGGCGAGTGGGCGGGGGAGAAGGGTAATGATCCAAGTACTTGAAGCCGTTCAGATTTTTTAATCTTTACAGAGCGGTTGTAACTTCGCCGCAGATAGGTACAATGGCGCGGCTCACCGTCAGGTGAGCGTCGTTATGGTGACCCCATTGGTCCCCTCGCAACGATCAGCCGTGAACCCGGTCAGGCCTGGAAGGGAGCAGCCGCAGCGGTGACATTGTGTGCCGGGGTGTGGCTGGTGGGGTTGCCTCCATAACGCCTTCTGTCGGTCCTCGACGAATGTTCTGAATTCCCCCCCCTTGCTTTCATCCTGATCTGGCTCGCCAGTCGCTCGTTTCATTTCCCCAATCGTTCCTGCAACAACTGCGCAAACGCGTCCCGTGCGGTGTGGCGTTCTATTTCCTTGTTCCAGACAAAACGAATGTCGATCGGCTGCAGATCGGCGAAGCGGTAGCGCGCCAGGCCTGAGGACAGGGTGTAGCGGTCGAGCACGCCTTCCGGAGCCAGGGTCATGCCGGCGCCGGCGCTGACGCAGTCGATGATGGTGCCCCAACTGGCATAGCCGATGATGGGCGCCGTCACGTCGTGGACGTTCAGCCAATGCTCCAGGGCACGGCGGTAAGGGCAGCCGCCGGGCCACATGAACAGGGTCTGGTCCTGCAGGTCGCGCGGGTTCAGTACGGGTGCCGCATCGGCGCTGGCGACCAGCACCAGGGGCTCGCTGTAGAGGGCGGTGCGCTCCAGCTTTGGCTGGGGCGTGTCGACCGCAACCAGCGCGCCGTCGATCCGGTGGTGTTGCAGCTCTTCGAACAGCTGCGACCAGGTGCCGGTTACCAGCTCCAGGGTGACCTGTGGAAAGCGCTGATGGAATTCCGCCAGTAGCGGCGGCAGGCGCCCACCGGCGCAGGACTCGATGGCGCCGATGCGCAGGATGCCACTGGGTTCGGCCTGGCGGTCGACTGCGCGTTTGGCCTCGTCCACCAGGGCCAGGATGCGCTCGCTGTAACCGAGAAAGATTTCCCCGTCCGGGCTGATTTTCAGCCCGCGGCCGGCGCGGATAAACAGCCGCGTGCCCAGCTCGTCTTCCAGCTGCTTGAGGCGGTTGGTGATGTTGGAGGGCACGCAATGCAGTTGTTCGGCCGCCCGGGCGATGCCGCCGGTGCGGGCGACTGCTTTCACCATCTTCAACTGGCTCAGTTCCATTGCTCATTTCCAGTGAGGTTTGGCTTCAGTATCCGTTAATTGTGGTGAGTTGTGACGAGCGAGAGACTGAAGGCCTTCCTTGTGCTGCCGAGTCCTGTCTCTTGAGTATCTCCCCTGCGTTAAAGCTGGTCCTGGCGACCACCGCGGTCATTTTGTGTTGGGCTTATTCCCCGGTGGGCATCCACATCGGCCTGGAGGGTTACGAGCCCGGCCATCTGGCGTTGCTGCGGTTTCTGATCGCTTCGCTGTTCATGGGTGCCATTGCCTTGGTGAAAAGAATCGCCTTGCCACGCTGGCGCGATCTGCCCTGGTTGTTGGTGCTGGGCTTTTTTGCCATCGCCTTGCATCACCTCAGCCTCAACTATGGCCAGCAGGGCTTGAGTGCGGGAGCGTCCAGTGTGTTGGCG harbors:
- a CDS encoding zinc-binding metallopeptidase family protein; this encodes MYRFFEQLSSRIAAPFVRENSRNSKIWSCRCGQSLFFRNSQCLACSAALGYQPEQSRLSSLQPGPELDTWRLDVDPQAGLFRRCANLDTPAACNWLLPAYGAGTLCMACRLNRTIPDLGVAENPERWRKVEIAKRRLVAQLVSLGLPLIARTEDEAAGLAFDFLGVDQQGKAPMTGHANGLITLDIKEADDAYREQVRVQMHEPYRTLLGHFRHEVGHYYWDRLIADSHWLEPCRALFGDERASYAEALDRHYQQGAPNDWSQAYVSAYATMHPWEDWAETWAHYLHMMDAVDTALGFGMSAREMDFDYQPFPLDTLYDPRHPDGPAFLSFVNAWIELAGMLNELSRSMGQPDFYPFILPPAVIAKLHFIHLVIQQAGGKADEVLEQA
- a CDS encoding LysR family transcriptional regulator, which codes for MELSQLKMVKAVARTGGIARAAEQLHCVPSNITNRLKQLEDELGTRLFIRAGRGLKISPDGEIFLGYSERILALVDEAKRAVDRQAEPSGILRIGAIESCAGGRLPPLLAEFHQRFPQVTLELVTGTWSQLFEELQHHRIDGALVAVDTPQPKLERTALYSEPLVLVASADAAPVLNPRDLQDQTLFMWPGGCPYRRALEHWLNVHDVTAPIIGYASWGTIIDCVSAGAGMTLAPEGVLDRYTLSSGLARYRFADLQPIDIRFVWNKEIERHTARDAFAQLLQERLGK